A genomic window from Prunus persica cultivar Lovell chromosome G2, Prunus_persica_NCBIv2, whole genome shotgun sequence includes:
- the LOC18771079 gene encoding TMV resistance protein N, translating to MALVRASDPQTSSVSSASRYCRYHVFLSFKGQDTRKTFTDHLYTALVNAGFRTFRDDDEVERGEAIKPELQKAIKHSRTSVIVFSKNYASSRWCLDELVMILERLSADHVVLPVFYDVDPSDVRNQTGSLAKAFARHQKTQPSNKVKEWREALAEVADLAGMVLPNQANGRDSKFINKIVQVIGEKLRRRPLSVPHIMIGMHSRVNELNLWLQDGSDDVGILVIYGMSGIGKTTIAKSLHNTNFGRFEGSSFIENIREISQQPNGLVQIQKQFLSDILNGRKMKISSVSEGLIKIEDAISSKRVLLVLDDVDHIDQLDAVFQRKDRFYPRSKIIITTRRARLLKARQVTKVYAVGTLTQKESLELFSWHAFGQDHPIEDYIEYSEKLVDHCGGLPLALKVLGSSLLGESTCLWKSALEKLEAIPNGEIINKLRVSYDSLQDDHDRNLFLHIACFFIGMDKDYSSTMTENTGWM from the exons ATGGCTCTTGTGAGAGCATCCGATCCACAAACCTCCTCTGTTTCCAGTGCTTCTCGATATTGTCGTTATCACGTGTTCCTGAGTTTCAAAGGCCAAGACACTCGCAAGACTTTCACTGACCACCTCTACACGGCCCTTGTCAACGCTGGATTTCGCACTTTCCGAGACGACGACGAAGTCGAGAGAGGAGAAGCTATCAAGCCCGAACTGCAGAAAGCAATCAAACACTCACGAACTTCTGTTATTGTGTTCTCAAAAAACTACGCATCGTCCAGATGGTGTCTTGACGAGCTCGTCATGATCCTTGAACGGCTCTCAGCTGACCATGTCGTTTTACCTGTCTTCTACGACGTGGATCCATCCGATGTGCGGAACCAGACAGGAAGTCTTGCAAAGGCATTTGCTAGACACCAAAAAACCCAACCGTCGAACAAAGTGAAGGAATGGAGGGAGGCACTTGCAGAGGTTGCAGATCTGGCAGGGATGGTCTTACCAAATCAAGCTAATGG ACGTGACTCAAAGTTTATCAATAAGATTGTTCAAGTGATAGGAGAAAAACTAAGGCGTAGACCCCTAAGTGTTCCCCACATCATGATCGGAATGCATTCTCGAGTCAACGAACTTAACTTATGGTTACAAGATGGATCAGATGATGTCGGTATACTTGTAATTTATGGCATGAGTGGAATAGGGAAGACAACCATTGCAAAGTCTCTTCATAATACAAACTTTGGAAGATTTGAAGGAAGTAGCTTCATCGAAAACATTAGAGAAATTTCACAACAACCCAATGGCTTAgttcaaatacaaaaacaatttCTTTCTGACATTTTGAATgggagaaaaatgaaaataagcaGTGTTAGTGAGGGATTAATTAAGATTGAAGATGCAATAAGCTCTAAAAGGGTTCTTCTTGTTCTCgatgatgtggatcatatagACCAATTAGATGCAGTATTTCAAAGGAAAGATCGATTTTATCCGAGAAGTAAAATCATCATAACAACTAGGCGTGCAAGATTGTTAAAGGCTCGTCAAGTTACTAAGGTGTATGCAGTTGGAACTTTGACTCAAAAAGAATCATTGGAGCTCTTCAGTTGGCACGCTTTTGGCCAAGACCATCCTATTGAAGATTACATAGAATATTCAGAGAAGCTAGTCGATCATTGCGGAGGACTTCCATTAGCTCTCAAAGTTTTAGGTTCTTCTTTGTTGGGGGAAAGTACATGTCTATGGAAAAGTGCATTGGAGAAGTTAGAAGCTATTCCAAATGgtgaaataataaataaactaagaGTAAGCTATGACTCTTTGCAAGATGACCATGACCGAAATTTATTCCTCCACattgcttgtttttttatcGGAATGGACAAAGATTATTCCTCCACCATGACCGAAAATACTGGATGGATGTGA
- the LOC18771140 gene encoding uncharacterized protein LOC18771140: MACLPLLKILDLRQCHSLTETTDFSCCPNLEKLVLVDCEGLVGINESIVKLERLAYLSMKNCKNVRMLPKNIFTLKLLETIIVSGCKNLSEFSIEMLWNMESLKVLETDGIPIGEFWPGRSLSILSCLQSSLVELSLQGCNLSDDSFPRDFSNPASLRILNLGHNPICCLPNCVQGLTGLNELFFWECRRLKSLVRLPKVGRLHLEFCVSLKKIANQSDQFQKHTTSCFHNDNLVEWEYNYKLEPIGRVDVKIINLLGLCKLESMARIRLRKPYQSSNGDDLNPVQGLYERGIFSTFFAGEEVPGQFSHKSGGSSISFTVPLLDNYHRIGGLKVFAVYTKHANDSPWALPGPMITRVRNKSKGLKWIYAPSHCGIPGKGEDMTWLSHWNLEEEVHLDGGDQMAVSVIMEPWLLVKEFGIQLVQQLQSTQHKTIDPYNVVCVTSGHPDQYQPGVFLLSRRSVPIKDPIWFNKILGDSDEEDTTEEEQTIAAAKTDGNINSRGLLRGWKSLITAARFFLTLLLSLALLHFLTKRRDSPKAMDG; encoded by the exons ATGGCT TGTCTTCCATtattgaagatccttgatctCAGACAGTGTCATAGCCTTACTGAAACTACTGACTTCTCATGTTGCCCCAATCTAGAGAAATTGGTTCTTGTAGACTGTGAAGGCCTGGTTGGTATCAATGAATCCATTGTAAAACTAGAGAGACTTGCTTACTTGAGTATGAAGAATTGCAAAAATGTTAGGATGCTTCCTAAAAACATCTTCACGCTAAAATTGCTTGAAACAATTATTGTATCTGGTTGCAAAAATCTTAGTGAGTTCTCAATTGAGATGTTGTGGAACATGGAGTCTCTGAAAGTGCTTGAGACAGATGGAATTCCAATAGGTGAATTCTGGCCAGGAAGAAGTTTATCTATCTTGAGTTGTTTACAATCCTCCTTAGTAGAGTTGAGTCTTCAGGGGTGCAATCTTTCAGATGATTCCTTTCCTAGGGATTTTAGTAATCCAGCCTCGTTGCGGATACTAAATCTAGGGCACAATCCAATTTGTTGCCTTCCAAATTGTGTCCAAGGATTAACAGGGCTCAATGAACTCTTCTTTTGGGAATGTAGAAGGCTCAAGTCCCTTGTGAGGTTACCAAAAGTAGGCCGACTGCACCTGGAATTTTGTGTATCACTGAAAAAAATAGCAAATCAATCCGATCAGTTTCAAAAACACACTACCTCCTGCTTTCACAACGACAATCTAGTTGAATGGGAGTATAACTACAAGCTAGAACCCATTGGAAGAGTTGATGTAAAGATTATCAACCTTTTGGGCTTGTGCAAGTTGGAATCCATGGCACGGATTCGGCTTCGAAAACCATACCAGTCAAGTAATGGTGACGATCTGAATCCTGTCCAG GGACTGTACGAACGTGGTATATTCAGCACATTTTTTGCAGGGGAGGAGGTTCCTGGCCAGTTCAGCCATAAAAGTGGAGGGTCCTCAATATCTTTTACTGTGCCTTTACTTGATAATTATCACAGAATTGGAGGCTTGAAGGTCTTTGCTGTGTACACAAAACATGCCAATGATTCTCCTTGGGCTTTACCTGGGCCAATGATTACTAGAGTCAGAAATAAGAGCAAGGGCCTCAAGTGGATCTATGCCCCATCACACTGCGGTATTCCAGGTAAAGGAGAAGACATGACATGGTTAAGCCATTGGAATTTGGAGGAGGAGGTTCACTTGGATGGTGGCGATCAAATGGCTGTTTCTGTAATTATGGAACCTTGGCTCCTGGTAAAGGAGTTTGGCATCCAGCTTGTGCAGCAGCTGCAAAGTACCCAACACAAAACCATTGATCCTTATAATGTTGTATGTGTCACGAGTGGACATCCAGATCAATATCAGCCAGGAGTATTCTTGCTCTCACGCAGAAGTGTACCGATAAAAGATCCGATTTGGTTCAATAAGATCCTTGGAGACTCTGATGAAGAAGATACGACAG AAGAAGAGCAAACAATTGCAGCAGCCAAGACAGACGGAAATATTAACTCCAGAGGCCTCCTCCGTGGCTGGAAGTCGCTCATCACTGCCGCTCGCTTCTTTCTCACGCTTCTCTTATCACTCGCTCTTCTTCACTTTCTCACAAAAAGAAGGGACAGTCCAAAAGCCATGGATGGATGA